Within Primulina tabacum isolate GXHZ01 chromosome 5, ASM2559414v2, whole genome shotgun sequence, the genomic segment ACCTGCACAATTGAGTCTGTCAATCAAATTTGTAGTAAATAGCAGAGAAAATGATGGGGTTTTAGCTAGAGAAGAAGAGTCATGGAgaataaataaatcaacgaaaTATGAACAAACCATAGGAAAGTTACCTTTTGCTCTGGATCTGGATCTGGATCTTCTTCTCGCTGGTATTTATCGTAGGCCTCAGCATCATCAACAAACAAGCTAGAATCAGAGAGAAAAAGCTCGCGACCACTGCGACACAAGGCAGAAATATTGATTAAATACTACACCTATGGGAATATAAAAAGATCTAAGCATTCAATCAAGAAGCCTTACCTCATGCGGTCATTCTTGGCTCTCTCTGCCCTCTGTGCAGCCAGACCAGCTTCTCTCTCCTCCATCTTTTTCTGCCTCCATTGCATGAATAACTCTGGAGTCATAGGTGTTGTAGTAGACACTTTCGCTCGCTGCCAACCGAGTATCATACCATATAGCATAGAACCAAAATTATCAGTAGGAGAGAGTGAGGAAGCCAACTGACGGAACTACAATATAAGATTATAACATAAAATTGCTGATGAAAACAAAACTTGTTACTGCATTGTCAGATTACCTGGTTTTCTATCTCCTCCTCTATTGTTAGTTTCTCAGCTTCCTCTTCTAAAAGAGCTTTCATCTGAGACTTTAAAACATATCCAGGAGGAAGTGCATGTCTGTAATGGCATTCTTTACCTCCATTTGGGCAAACCCAAAACCAACCATACTGCTTTTTCTCCACTGCTTCCAAAAAGTGTTTACATACCTACAAAGAATGACAAGAAAAGGCAAGGATCGAATTTGTCAATTAAAGttgcaaaaaaataaacaaatgaaCAAGGCATGGCAAGGGAATTGTAcaataaaatggaaaaaaaaacgaaaaacaGATCCGAATGGAGCGTGTTGTATGCTAATCAAGTACGCACAGCTCCCTTTCGCCAAtctagtaaaaaaaattaatttcattcatgtaataaataaattgaacaaCTTATGAAACCAGACCATTTTTCATTACCAAACATGTCTCTCTGTCTGTTCACAGAAGAATGAGTCGAAAAATTCCACTCTATTTTCGGCAGAACACAGCCTTCATTATTAAACTAATTTCTTTATCAGGAAGATATTCATTCCAATATTCTGCAGTACAATTAGAATTTTAAAGATCCAGCACTCTAATCTCCATGCAAGTCTTAAGTTCTCATCCCATACAGTTTACATGCAAGACCAAATGATATACGCTTGTCATGACCGTTCATCAAAAAATAGAGAAACATATTATCTAGCCATCACTTGAATATACACAAGCTCATCCTCACAAGTCATAGACTCGTGCAAATAACATCCATAACTAACCCACAGTATAGAATTGATAATAAAATTATCGCGTATGAATCAAAACATCAAGGAAAGGGAAATGTAAAAATAGTTCCAGGAAAGGGAAATGTAAAAATAGTTCCAGGAAAGGGAAATGTAAAAATAGTTCCAagcaaaaattcaaaaaaaggaAATCAAACAAACAAACACTTACAATGTCAGTAGGCTTATTTTTGTTGTACTCGTTGCTCTTGGACTCAACAACCTTCTCCAATGTCTCTTGATCCCAGTCCTCCATTGTTTCCTTTCCATCTTCTTTTGTAACAAAGAAAACGATTAAAAGAGATTGAAAATCAGGTCAGGAACTATTAAAAAATGACTGGAAATAATTgaatgctgcaattaatacaTCAAGACCAAACCTTGATCGCGCTTATCACTATAAATATCGATCTTTTCGCCTTTCCTCTGCACATTCAAATCATGGGAGAACTTGCATTTGAACCCTTTTGCGCATTGTCCCAACTTAAAATGCTCACAAAGTATTGATTTCGGATCCACACCTAAATGCAAAACATCAAAGATAAGCCACCCAAGTAACCTCACCACCACAACAAAAGGAAGAACGCACACACACTACTCTCACACACACCACCATCACAAAAATCTTCCTATCCTTGCTAACAAGAGAAAGATTAAACTGCATCATATCGATACCAAATAGATAACAGATATCAATAGTGGCTAACAAAAGCAAGGAAAAGAAATTACCAACAGGAACTTTAGGTTGTCTGATAGCAACTTTAAGCAACTCGTTAAGCTCTTTCTCTCTCGCCAGCTCCTCCTCTTTCTTCTTCTGTTAATTTTCCAATAAACAATACACGGATAGATAAATCAATCACCGTAGAAAGAAACAATCCATCGAACATTCAACAATACCATATATCCAGAAACAAACAAAAGTAAAACTTATACATCCTTGCGCGACCTGGGCATTGATCTTGGTAGCATCTGGTTTAGGCTGAACCGATTGTTTGAGAGACTGCACATATTTCTGCACAGACTTCgacttgttcttgttcttcagCCCGAAAGTCTTGTCTTCGACTATCTTCTGCTTCTTTGCCAAATCCGCTTTCAATTGCTGCTTCGGAGGCATTCTTCTCCCTTATTTGGCTccttaaattatgatttttaccACGATATTTAAGAAATCTTAGATTTATAGTAGATGTTTAAACGATAAATTATCCGTCGCCGGAGAAACTGGTGCGACCCGATGTATAGGCGGCGGCGGAAGAGGCGTTACGTGTGTTTTTTGGGGCGAGGGTTCCGTGCGGTGAGCAGAAATTTTTCGGTGGGGGTGATTGCAATTCGCAGCTTTTGGGGT encodes:
- the LOC142546344 gene encoding zinc finger CCCH domain-containing protein 21-like isoform X2, producing MPPKQQLKADLAKKQKIVEDKTFGLKNKNKSKSVQKYVQSLKQSVQPKPDATKINAQKKKEEELAREKELNELLKVAIRQPKVPVGVDPKSILCEHFKLGQCAKGFKCKFSHDLNVQRKGEKIDIYSDKRDQDGKETMEDWDQETLEKVVESKSNEYNKNKPTDIVCKHFLEAVEKKQYGWFWVCPNGGKECHYRHALPPGYVLKSQMKALLEEEAEKLTIEEEIENQRAKVSTTTPMTPELFMQWRQKKMEEREAGLAAQRAERAKNDRMSGRELFLSDSSLFVDDAEAYDKYQREEDPDPDPEQKVNKDQAMDGPSSSTTQDTRDNPEHDNDNGYDDDEDDDDLDMDELMELEASLSRTTLQIREPVDNARS
- the LOC142546344 gene encoding zinc finger CCCH domain-containing protein 21-like isoform X3 is translated as MCSLSNNRFSLNQMLPRSMPRSRKDKKKEEELAREKELNELLKVAIRQPKVPVGVDPKSILCEHFKLGQCAKGFKCKFSHDLNVQRKGEKIDIYSDKRDQEDGKETMEDWDQETLEKVVESKSNEYNKNKPTDIVCKHFLEAVEKKQYGWFWVCPNGGKECHYRHALPPGYVLKSQMKALLEEEAEKLTIEEEIENQRAKVSTTTPMTPELFMQWRQKKMEEREAGLAAQRAERAKNDRMSGRELFLSDSSLFVDDAEAYDKYQREEDPDPDPEQKVNKDQAMDGPSSSTTQDTRDNPEHDNDNGYDDDEDDDDLDMDELMELEASLSRTTLQIREPVDNARS
- the LOC142546344 gene encoding zinc finger CCCH domain-containing protein 21-like isoform X1, which produces MPPKQQLKADLAKKQKIVEDKTFGLKNKNKSKSVQKYVQSLKQSVQPKPDATKINAQKKKEEELAREKELNELLKVAIRQPKVPVGVDPKSILCEHFKLGQCAKGFKCKFSHDLNVQRKGEKIDIYSDKRDQEDGKETMEDWDQETLEKVVESKSNEYNKNKPTDIVCKHFLEAVEKKQYGWFWVCPNGGKECHYRHALPPGYVLKSQMKALLEEEAEKLTIEEEIENQRAKVSTTTPMTPELFMQWRQKKMEEREAGLAAQRAERAKNDRMSGRELFLSDSSLFVDDAEAYDKYQREEDPDPDPEQKVNKDQAMDGPSSSTTQDTRDNPEHDNDNGYDDDEDDDDLDMDELMELEASLSRTTLQIREPVDNARS